The Gadus macrocephalus chromosome 12, ASM3116895v1 genome segment AAatcgtacactcacacacacacacacatataagaaAATATCAAAAGCATAaagcggctgtgtgtgtgtgtgtgtgtgtgtgtgtgtgtgtgtgtgtgtgtgtgtgtgtgtgtgtgtgtgtgtgtgtgtgtgtgtgtgtgtgtgtgtgtgtgtgtgtgtgtgtgtgtgtgtgtgtgtgtgtgtgtgtgtgtgtgtgcgtgtgtgtgttttggtgtccGTGTGTACCAATGGCGGTTCTACACGGGGGCCTACGGGGTCCAGTGCCCCTGTAGACATGTCCGTGGCCCCCCCGTGATGACCAAACTAAAATAATTAGGATTTTACTGATTTTACGGAATTTAACGTTCTACACTGGTAACTTAGAGCGGCTAAGACAAAcaccgtgctgctgctgctcggtAAATGAGAGCTCAGCGACTACTCTTAGAGAAAGGAGCCACGCTCCTTTCTCTAAGAGTCGAAGCTAAGCAAAGAGTCGAAGCTAAGCAAAACGATTTCATTTCTTAAGTGACTTGTCGTTCTTGCACATAACCGTGTTACTGTAGTTCTTCACACTGATGATGAAATTAAGTTTGTAAATGTCTGGTCTTGTTATATTTAGAAACTAAATCATATCTAAGCAAACTCATCGAAGCAGCAGCGAGTATCCAAATGTCAGTATACTTGCTAGGTCTAGGCTACACAATGTTGTGATGTTAACCACGTATTTTCATCCATTTTGGCTGTTCGAtgggataacaaatacatttgagCAAAGAGTAGAAGGCTATCTTCCTGTGTTAAGTAGGGAGGGATGGTTATGCAACGAAATCGAATGCATGccccttctcttttttttcttctaatagCAGCTATCATGAAATGAGGAAAGAACAGTAGAACAGGGAAAGGTCCTTTGAGCTCTTTAGACTGTGCAAGATTGCTCTAACCCAGAAAACCCAGAAAAATACAGACCGGTGAAGTTATAAACTCTTGTAcaaattaaatgtttgatgaTTTTAAAGTAAAAGAAAGTTTATaatctttaaatatatatttttttgcccTTTTTTTGTGCCCCTCTGGTTAAACACTGGACCCTCCTTGGCCCCCCTCAGTAAAATGGGACTAGAACCGCCActggtatctgtgtgtgtatctgcatgtgtttcaCGTGACTCCATGCGTAGACATCCACATGGTGTGCACTTGAAAGGTGAATGGCCAGTTGGTGTCAAATAGCCTGGTTCAGATGGAGGCAGAGGATGGCTGGAGGCAGAGCATCGATGCTAAATGGGTTACCCCGGTCCTAAAGAGGACATTCGAGGGTTATGCAagaggaggtggatggaggaCAGAGGCATGGGATCGGATTATAAACCTGAATGGAAACCTCTGTACGTATGACCGTCTGAAACACAGTGTACCTAGGGGAGGAAGAACATGTGGGCTTCCGTGAATGAGGAAGAATAAGATTAAGCCGGCTGGTTGGGGCTGGTTGCTGAATGGGTTGGACTGTGGTCATGGTTCGGTCAGTAAATGGCAGAAcattttttccttttatttgacttgaatgtttgcatgtgtgggaCTGTTGAATGACCACGATGCAAAAATGTCATGAACAAATAATGTGTATTTTTGCTGTGCAATTGAAGCCTGATTGGCAACTTGTTTCCCATAAATATTAATTGCTAATCTTGTATTTTCTTCCCTTCCCTTTTTCCTCTGCAGTCACAGATGAAGACACAGTCAAGAGGTACTACGCCAAGTTTGAGGAGAAGTTCTTCCAGACCTGCGAGAAGGAGCTGCTGAAGATCAACACGTTTTATTCAGGTTTGTTTTTTCCTGGAAAATTGTCCGCAACCTAAATTAAAATGACTCAGTTCCATAGTTTTTGCATGAATTCtatttgtataaatgttttgggattattatatatttcatctttatttatttgcattgtttattttttttatatgtgcAAGTGCATGTATTGTGATTGTTGCGATTATGATTTTGTTTATAATGCCTATaattattatcaatattatttcCTCACTAGTCTGTCCAGGTTTATGAGGCAGAGTCGATCCCAAACTGTTATGCCTCTTGACATGGCTCTTCAGTATAGTTGGTTTGTGCGGTCATATTAACCAGCGCCTCGCCTGTCTGCATGTATTTTAGGGAGCACAGCAGTAGTATGTGTGCCGTGTAATCTGAGATGGAAGCCATATATCCTGGTGTGTGAACTAAGGCTCAGGGAAATTGAGGGTTTTGCGCTGTGAGCAGACGGTGCTGCCCCTAGAGTTCATAAGTGGAACTGCAATCATTTTGAGTGAACCCTGGGTCAAGGTTGCTCCAGTTCATAATGGATGCATCCTCAACTAGAGCTAcggaacaaaacaaacacaattgaTGTTCAAGAGTTTGTTTTAGAATGTGAAATTAAGgtttattattacattacacGTTACTTTGACTAATAGGCCAGGTTGATCGTATGCCAGAGGGTACATGGCTGGCCGATAGGAGCTGGTAGAAGGCTCTTAGAGCTGTCTctattctgggactccaactAGCATCCTCCTGGCATTGGGAGCCTTTTTTTCCATGGGCCCTCAGGAGAAACACTGTTTCCATAAACACTTTAACACACAAGTTATTAACAGACATCAGAAGAGGTTATGGAAGCACCTCAAGTAACGAGGTGAAATACcttggacctgtgtgtgtgtgtgtgtgtgtgtgtgtgtgtgtgtgtgtgtgtgtgtgtgtgtgtgtgtgtgtgtgtgtgtgtgtgtgtgtgtgtgtgtgtgtgtgtgtgtgtgttgtgtgtgcttacgtgcatgtgtgttcaacCCCTGGAAAGCGGTCATGCTCTTGATTTCCTCATGCCTCGTGCCGTTCATATCGAAGAGGACAAACTCACGGACATCACTGCGCTGCAACTCTCACAGGGCTTACCCACATTGTAGACATCAAAGAGGTGCTACCGTTGTTGCAATCCTGTTGGGTGTGAGTCtgagtgtttgcgtgcgtgcatgtgtgtatttatgtgctgATATTGATGTgtggttacgtgtgtgtgtgtgtgtgtgtgtgtgtgtgtgcgtctctgtgggCACTCTTTGGTTTgggtgtgtattcatgtgtgcccgtaggtgtgtgtgtgcgcccaggtatgtgtgtgtgtgcgtgtgtgtgtgtgtgtgtgtgtgtgtgtgtctgtgcctgtgtgtgtgtgtgtgtgtgtctgcgcccgtgtgtgtgtgtgtgtgtgtgtgtctgcgcccgtgtgtgtgtgtgtgtctgtgtgtatgtgtgtgtgtgtgtgtgtctgtcactcTTTGGTTTgggtgtgtattcatgtgtgcccgtaggtgtgtgtgtgcgcccaggtatgtgtgtgtgtgtgcgtgtgtgtgtgcgtgtgtgtgtgtgtgtgtgtgtgtgtgtgtgtgtgtgtgtgtgtgtgtgtgtgtgtgtgtctgtgcctgtgtgtgtgtgtgtctgcgcccgtgtgtgtgtgtgtgtgtgtctgcgcccgtgtgtgtgtgtgtgtgtgtctgtgtatgtctgtgtgtgtgtgtgtctgtgtgtgtgctgacaagtatgtctgtatgtgtgagtgttttgagtgtgtgtgtgtgtgcccaaagCAACCAAGCGTGAAAGTCACCATTGAGTCTTCTGCAGTAATTCTCTCTTACTGTGGGAAACGGAGTCCGGTTGGGTCTCATGTCTCAGCTGTCTGGGTCATGTGATTCATGTGACGTGGGAGGCTGAGGTCCTCTGTATCAGCTAGAGACTCATGAATGGCTGCTGGCATGCCCACAGGACAGTTAACCAGCTCTATCGTTGTTATATGGCACTTTATTAAGTGCCCTTATGACTTATCGATAGAGGAGGTTACGGGGACGTAGACCCGCCGGTTTAGCCCTCGGCAGAACGTTCAACAACAAGCGGACGTGGATGGACACTAGCGGAGTCTTCCGGAACCGTGCACTTCAAATACCTCCTTGCGTGATAATCGGTCTCATTGCCGAGTGCCGAGTGGATGCTGATGAGACTATTGAGCTGCTGAAACCAGACCCTGTAGGTAACAGGATGGGAGCAGCCGTCATGGACTGGGATGAACAGGACTGGGGCCGGGGGCGGGACACTGATACGGTGTTATGGTGGTGGAAGATACAGGTTTCCTCCGGTGGAAAGTCCTGCGGTGGAGCTTTGCCAGGCGAGAGGCTCAGAGAGATTAATGCAATTCAAGCGTCTGGCCACCGGCCAGGTGCTCTCTTGATTCCCTTCTTCCTGTCGCTCTCTCTTAATCACTCACCGTCTCTCGCCCGTTCTCTAGCTTATGCTTGGCCTctcacccgcacacacatacagacacacacacacagatgagcaTGCGCTCAATCACTTACTCccttacttacacacacacagacacacccttatgcacacaagcacacacacagtcatacagacacacacacacacgcacgcacgcacgcacgcacgcacgcacgcacgcacgcacgcacgcacgcacgcacgcacgcacgcacgcacacacacacacacacacacacacacacacacacacacacacacacacacacacacacacacacacacacacacacacacacacacataaacacacttaaACGAACTTacacactctgtctccctctcccgctctctctctccctctatctctctccctctctgctaccTTCTTCCCTAGGAAGATTAACCCAGCCCTGACCCCTGATAATGGTTCCTAACCATGAAAGGTCTCCCTGCCTGCTCCCCCTAATGCTCTGCTGCCTTCCGCTTCCCGGAGCTGACGGAGCAGCAtgacagaggagaggggagagcaggGAGGAAGAGTCGTACGACGGTTCACGTTAGCCATGTTCATACGGTGGCTGTTGTAGGTCCGAAAACCAAGCTGGCAGGACGTCCTCGTGGTTCGGGTCCCTGACTCCCGGTCAAAAGGTTGCGGTGTTCAAACCCCCAGCCctccagtctacctgtaggcgtcGCAAAGCAAGACGCCGAACCCCCTCCTTCATGACGTTTATCCTCAAGTGTTCCCTGCATCTCAAGGAAGAGAGACGGACGAAAACGTGTCCGGTTTTTCGTTCCCAGATCCATTCCTCCTGATTGGACGATCCGCTCAGTAAATCCTTGTTCTGCCGTCTTGTAGAAAAGCTGGCGGAGGCCCAGCGGCGTTTCGCCACGCTCCAGAACGAGCTGCAGTCCACGCTGGACGCCCAGCGAGAGAGCAACGCCCCAGCGGGCCTGCGCAAGCGCAAGACGGTGTTCCACCTGTCGCAGGAGGAGCGCTGCAAGCACCGCAACATCAAGGACCTGCAGCTGGCCTTCAGCGAGTTCTACCTCAGCCTCATCCTGCTGCAGAACTACCAGGTACGCCGCCATGCagaaccacacacgcacgcacacgcacacgcacgcacgcacgcgcgcacgcacacacacacacacacacacaatttaacacatacatataaatatacattcacATCGATTTCTAGTGCCACACAGGTCAGACGTTCTTCATGGCTCAAGAATTCCTATCGTACGTCTTTTGTAAGGAAAAAACACACTTGTTTGTCCTTGACCAGCCACTAGTCCAATGAAGGTCCATTCAATACCTTACCCTACCCCTTCAATGCCAACACGTCGGGGTATACCTATGGGGCAAACAACACCCTGTTTCTCCTCCCCCAGAACCTGAACTTCACCGGGTTCCGTAAGATCCTGAAGAAGCATGACAAGATCCTGGACACGCCCCGCGGGGCGGACTGGCGCGTGGCCCACGTGGAGGTGGCCCCCTTCTACACCTGCAAGAAGATCACCCAGCTCATCTCCGAGACAGAGGTagactcacgcgcacacacacacgcaaacacagacacacacacacacacacacacacacacacacacacacatcttcaccTGGTAACCTTGAAATACCAACAGTTACAGATCTTGTGTTTACCAATCAgcttatgtgtttgtttgtgtgtgtgtgtgtgtgtgtgggtgtgggtgtgtacgtgtgtgtgtgggtgtgcgtgcgtgtgtgtgtgtgtgtgtgtgtgtctgtgtgggtgtgtgcgtgcgtgtgtgtgtgtgtgtgtgtgtgtgtgtgtgtgtgtgtgtgtgtgtgtgtgtgtgtgtgtgtgtgtgtgtgtgtgtgtgtgtgtgtgtgtgtgttcctcaggcCCTGGTGACAGCAGAGCTGGAGGGTGGGGATCGCCAGAGGGCCATGAAGAGGCTCAGAGTTCCTCCATTGGGAGCAGCTCAAGTGAGTAGAAGCAAACGCCACCAGCTCctcatcgagagagagagagagagagagagagagagagagagagagagagagagagagagagagagagagagagagagagagagagagagagagagagagagagagagagagagagagagagagagagagagagagagagagcactctTTGGTATTGATTTTATAAGTGGTGTTCCATTGCTGGATTGGCAGGAAATTATTCAAAAAGAACACGCCTTTGATGCTTCACATCTCCCATATCCAATGTAGCATTACTACAATATTAATTACTGTCATTTCTAAATATTGACCGGTTCATCCTAGATATGAAAGAGATATGTTAATGGTGCAGGAAAGAGGGGCTAAAGAATATCAATTGATTTACCAGAACTAACTAAAAACTAAATGTTTTGCCAAAAAACCCTCTGTAAGTACCTGATTTGTTATAAGCTTATTCATATTGTATGAGTCCCAAGCAGATCGATCTTAAGTTATTGCTATTAACATGaactctgtatgtctgtctgtctgtctctccacgcCAGCCCGCTCTGGCGTGGACAACCTTCCGCGTGGGTCTCTACTGCGGAGTCTTCATCGTCCTCGCTGTGGCCTTCATCCTCACCGGTACGTCCCCCTAACCATCGTGGTGTCATACTGGTCCCAGTGGAGCTGGGTCCCATTCAAGGGGATTGTCAAGCCGCCACCCTGAATTATATGGATATACCCTATCTATTATTCTCAATTTGTACTATTTATATGTTTCTTAATTTTCTTACCATGTATTTTCTTATTATATTAAATAAGTGTCAAAATCAAAAACTCAAATCTATTATCACAGATAATATTTAAAAATGATCCCATCTGTGCCGATTCCTGTGATAATGCTTGGCTCTCACCACCGGTTTCCAGCTGCTGTGATCATCAAAGACGAGAACATCTGGCCGCTGGTGAGGATCCACCGCGGCGGCTTCCTGTTGATCGAGTTCCTCTTCCTGTTGGGCATCAACACCTACGGCTGGAGACACGCCGGGGTCAACCACGTGCTCATCTTCGAGATCAACCCGCGCAACAACCTCTCCCACCAGCACCTGTTTGAGGTACGACCGagagccctcctctctctgaagAACACAGAGAGATGAACCGCTCCTGTTCAGATGGGAGCCGTTCAGTCACGTCCTAGAGCTGAGAAACAAACTTTGCGTCTATTCTTCTTCACGTGAAGATAATTAAGCCAGCATAGTCACCTGCTCGTAATAGAATATTAATACATGCATTGAATTTATATTTAGTAATTCAGCAGATGCTTATATCCAAAGTGACTCTCGTGATATCCATCATAACGGATAATATAAGATTATTGTAATCTCCCTTCCTTTTTCccgtcctctctctgtctctttccccccccatccctctctcctccctccctttctctctctctcttccccttctctATCATCCTTTACAATAATAAACTTCATAATCTCCCTGACTCCTTCCCTTcgcctctccatctctttctccccatctctctctctctctctctctctctctctctctctctctctctctctctctctctctctctctctctccacacccctccctctttccctccctctttctctctcggctCCATCCTCATGTACGATAATaatccttcctccttccttccctccctccctccctgtctccctccctgtctccctgtctccctccctccctccccgtctcccGTTCAGATCGCTGGTTTCCTGGGTGTGCTGTGGTGTACCAGCATCCTGGCCTGCCTGTACACGTCCTCGGACTACATCCTGCTCCCCATGCAGGTGTACCCGCTGGTGCTGTATGGCTTCATGCTGCTCTTCCTCATCAACCCCCTGAAGACCTGCTACTACAAGTCCCGCTTCTGGCTCCTCAAACTGCTGGTCAGCCCACTCcccttgttgtgttgtgttgtcagcGTCTTGATGTGGGCGGGGGGGTCTTGCTGTGTAACCCTGCGATGAAGCAacacatgtgcatgcgtgcgtgcgtgtgtgtgggggggggggggtttgtgtgtgtgggagtgtgaaatatttgacaGAAACGTTACAATATTTCAAATTTTGCTTGTCCCCTAAACGTTACACtaacagactaacacacacgcacacacacactaatacacactaacacacacacacacacacacacacacacacacacacacacacacacacacacacacacacacacacacacacacacacacacacacacacacacacagagggaacaAAACTATAGATCTATAGAACAGTGCAATTTTGTTGGACTGATCAGAGATATTATGGTTGGATCAATCGATGTGGAACGCAACAGGCCTCGTCTCCGGCGCGTGCAAGCGTTCGTGTTTACATCGTCTCGCCTTATCTTCACGCCGCCCTCCTGTGTGTGAAACGCACATCTCCCCCCGCTCAGAACTCATGTTTACCAAACCCCTGTCTGCCGGTTCTTTGTCTGCTCCGCGCTCCGTGTGTGGATCGGGGAGGAAGGGAGCGCGCTtcgggcgcgggggggggggggaggacgtttgtggaagagagagggcagaggggtgaggggtaatAGAATGCAGTGGAGTCTCTGGGGAGGTGTGCGGCTGTGACTGTGCAATCATTACCAGCACAGATCTATCAGTATGCTGCACCCCCCCTTAGgcacctcaatccacaaccccccccccccccccccccaaactgtctctcccccttccctctccctccacccccaccctaacctccCAGCCAATATCTCAGTACAACCCCCacttatctttctctctcttcctctatcagtccttctttgtctctctccttatctctctccctagctctctcactcattcactcattcactctccctctttctccgtCTGTCTTGTTGCTCTAGCCCTTActcaagtcccccccccccccccccccccccaaacagtcCAGAGCCACACTTGTGATGGTTCACAagtgcgtccccccccccctcccttatcACTCGGCAAGGTGTGATGGGGCTGAGATAGAACAAGATACGACCACGCTTTCGGACACAGAGGATTTGTCATCGAGCATCGCGCATTATGTCTGTTTGAAAAAACGGTGTCTTCCTCATAATAAATTGTAagacaaaaatatatatcgaTTTCAACATCCGAGAGCTACCGTCGAAACAAGAGATGAAattactgtttgttttttacGCCCCTGCTGTTTGCGGAAATGACATGGATCCTCACCGCATCGTTGTGGCTTTTTCAAAGGAAACACCAGACCTGTTACGGTGCGGCGGTGAGGCAGCAAACAAACATTCAATCACAGGGCAAACTGAAGAGGCAGCACCCGCACGCTCCTCTCTCCTAGTGTTTGCTCTAGAAATGAAAAACATGGCCCGGGGCTTTAGCCTCGAGACCTCGCAGCGGAGAGAACCTGAGCGCCCGGCGAGCGGGCCGATCGATACACGCCATGATTGGCAGGCCGAGTAAGGCTCGACGAAGAATGAGCTGATCCATATTAGAATAAATCAATGTATCGGTCGGTCGATATTTGCATCTGAGGACCTCCCCTCGGGGGATCAGCGCCGTGTGGGCCATACACTGGCTTGCGGATGTCAGCGTTGGCCTAAGGGGGTAGGTGGGGCTGGGAGAGAGgtttaatgtttaaaaaaaacgcaAAAAACGGTATCAGTTTACAGAGCCTCAGTCAATAGACAGGCACCAGCCGGTCATGCCTTCAAATAACCCAAAGACCAAAACAAAACCGGCGTCCGAGATTAGTCACCAAACAGGGCTGCCTCAAAGGCTGTCTCCTCGGTTTGTCTGTCGCCCTGTTTGCCTTTTGTgccgttgacacacacacacacacacagagtcatcaGGTTATTCTGTGGCGTGGCGATAACAGACTTTGCTTGTTGCTTCCTCTCAGCACTAGGGCTCATTATTCGAGCTTTGTTCCCTGCCTGGCCGTCCTCTACTGAAGTGCCGCAGCAAGCGCTTGCTAATTTACTGCATCCTGCTTTCGCTTTCACTTTACACCAAAATCACGTCAACAGAATGTTCTCCAGAGTATTGACACTACAATGCCGCTGCCTGTGCAAGAGGATTATCTGCGGCCATTTAAATCCTTCTTCCCAAGTGGCTAGGAAATGAGAATATGAATAATTATCACCTAGTATTATGAGTTCCACAATACATTGGCCCTTCAAATCAAATGTTATTAATATCGAACATTTAAAACGTAAAAATCGATTGTAATGCAAATAGGATAATTACAATTCATGCATAGAAcgataaaacacacaaatatatagtaaGTAAATCGGATCAAAGAGTGAGCCATCTTGACGTGATCAGAGAACCAAAGGACCTTTGTCAAATCAAAGAGGCTTTAAATCAACAACCAGCTCCTCAGATCCATAGCTACACCGTCCCAGACGCGGGTCTGATACAACAAAAGGTGTGACGATCACAGCTCACCAtatgcctcctccctccctccctcccccccatgtCCAGTTCCGGGTGTTTACCGCTCCGTTCCACCGGGTGGAGTTCGCAGACTTCTGGCTGGCGGACCAGCTCAACTCCCTGGTCATCGTGCTCATGGACCTGGAGTACCTCATCTGCTTCTACATCTTCGACCTGCAGTGGGGCAACAGGAAGGGCCTACTGCCCAGCGGCAAAGGTCAGACCCTGGGGCAGGGAGGTCTATTGTGGAGGTTCACACCCGACTGACATGTCGAATCCACCTCGCAATGGAACTCATTTACAATATCGACGAGAAATCAATGGTGTACATACTGCTCATATATACGGACGAAACTCGAGTCAGGTTTTCCTGCATGTCATTCGTTTGTTTTGTAATTTtctaaaatgatatacatttacatttacatttagggcatttagcagacgcttttatccaaagcgacttacaataagtagatttgtcagaagaaagagaaacaatatattgctcggtacagtaaggatgttcatagaaccaagtgccaagcaccaacacttgttaggttaacccattccccttatgcaacaaagatagcaaggataagatgctacacaatgctaagtactattaaTAAGTGCAAgggcgtacaacatacaataagtgataAACATCGATTGAATTTTTCGTGATTAGGCCGACGCTCCCATCCAAAGAATCCCTTACAAACGTTCCTCATTCTCCGGTTTTCCTTTGTCCTTCCAGTCATGtttccccccctcttcccccctcccagaTCACTTCGTGTGCCACAGCTACTCGTACGGCGTGCGGGCCGTCATCCAGTGTCTCCCCGCCTGGGTGCGCTTCGTCCAGTGCCTGCGGCGCTACCGCGACACCAAGCGCGCCTTCCCTCACCTGGTGAACGCCGGGAAGTACTCCACCACCTTCTTCGTCGTGACCTTCGCCGCGCTCTACAGCACGCACCGAGGTAGGGCGAAGGAGATGTGCGAACGCACGTGCGTGCAGACACGTACtcattcacgcacgcacgcacgcactcactcactcactcactcactcactcactcactcacctcgcAACAACAGCTGCAGCATCAAAATCTTCGGCAAACGAATGTGCATGCGAGGGAAAAGCTTGCAGAATGAATGAACGTCTGTCGTACTTCGATGCCAAATAGTGTGGGTATAATCAAGGGTTGAGTTCAAGATTGATTTTATTCTCTGCCGGATTTCTTCTCTTAATCAAGTAATGGCCGTCTTGGATATTAAGACATGTTTTCTGCTCTTAACCCCTCTTGGTAGAGCTCACTAGAAACTAACTGGTCTTCCAGCTCATTCTGTGATTGGTTTGAACCATACTGCTA includes the following:
- the LOC132469764 gene encoding xenotropic and polytropic retrovirus receptor 1 homolog, which codes for MKRLRVPPLGAAQPALAWTTFRVGLYCGVFIVLAVAFILTAAVIIKDENIWPLVRIHRGGFLLIEFLFLLGINTYGWRHAGVNHVLIFEINPRNNLSHQHLFEIAGFLGVLWCTSILACLYTSSDYILLPMQVYPLVLYGFMLLFLINPLKTCYYKSRFWLLKLLFRVFTAPFHRVEFADFWLADQLNSLVIVLMDLEYLICFYIFDLQWGNRKGLLPSGKDHFVCHSYSYGVRAVIQCLPAWVRFVQCLRRYRDTKRAFPHLVNAGKYSTTFFVVTFAALYSTHREQKHADADTFFYLLIVFSTVSSLYTLIWDLRMDWGLFDRGAGENTFLREEIVYPHKAYYYCAIIEDVILRFAWTIQISLSTITSTHSTGDIVATVLAPLEVFRRFVWNFFRLENEHLNNCGEFRAVRDISVAPLNADDQTLLEQMMDQDEGVRNRTGKKPRKRSYSLSLLRPLLSTSQSKKDTKVLIEDTDDEAFS